A single region of the Pontibacter kalidii genome encodes:
- a CDS encoding amidase, giving the protein MKNRTIALLGAACFVSGAFVARVADDKLSVRILQDAQKVLGLHFTAAQLDSTVSELEELRESYEVIRQQNLPNSVPPALLFNPIPVGYTFPTGKSAFEAERPQNVKLPKKREELAFYTIPQLAELVRTQQITSEELTKFFLDRLKKYGPTLEAVTTLTEELALQQARQADREIKAGKYKGMLHGIPFGVKDLLSTRKYKTTWGATPYKDQVIDEDATVVQRLQDAGGVLVAKLTLGALAMGDVWYGGKTRSPWDISKGSSGSSAGSAAVVAAGLLPYAIGTETLGSIVSPSTATGTTGLRPTYGRVSRYGAMALSWSMDKIGPIARSAEDCAIVFNAIYGPDGKDQSVYDVPFNYNQSINPKKLRVGFLKDDFAKEYGFKQNDQAALDALQKAGVELVPLSLPDLPASDLLLTISVEGAAAFDELTRSGRDSLLVAQHKNAWPNIFRTARFIPAVEYLQAQRVRTLLVQQMEEKLKEVDVYISPTFASSNLVVTNLTGHPCVVVPTGFQKNGMPTTITFMGKLFGEAELLRFAQFYQSITPHEEQHPSMNFSKKKKS; this is encoded by the coding sequence ATGAAAAACAGAACCATAGCACTTTTAGGCGCTGCCTGCTTTGTGTCGGGTGCGTTTGTGGCCAGGGTGGCAGATGATAAACTGTCGGTACGTATACTGCAGGATGCCCAGAAAGTGCTCGGGCTGCATTTTACGGCGGCCCAGCTCGACTCCACTGTCTCGGAGCTGGAGGAGCTCCGGGAGAGTTACGAGGTGATACGCCAGCAGAACCTGCCCAACAGTGTGCCGCCGGCGCTCCTATTCAACCCGATCCCGGTGGGCTATACTTTCCCGACAGGAAAATCAGCTTTTGAGGCCGAGCGGCCGCAGAACGTGAAGTTGCCCAAAAAGCGCGAGGAGCTGGCCTTTTATACCATCCCGCAGCTGGCGGAACTGGTGCGCACGCAGCAGATCACCTCCGAGGAGCTCACCAAATTCTTCCTGGACCGCCTGAAGAAGTATGGCCCGACGCTGGAGGCGGTAACGACCTTAACCGAGGAACTGGCGCTGCAGCAGGCTCGCCAGGCAGACCGGGAAATAAAAGCCGGAAAGTATAAAGGCATGCTGCACGGCATTCCGTTCGGGGTGAAGGACCTGCTCTCCACGCGCAAGTATAAAACCACCTGGGGCGCCACGCCTTACAAAGACCAGGTGATAGACGAGGATGCCACCGTGGTGCAGCGCCTGCAGGATGCCGGGGGTGTGCTGGTAGCAAAGCTCACCTTAGGCGCCCTGGCCATGGGTGATGTGTGGTACGGCGGCAAGACCCGCTCGCCATGGGATATCAGCAAAGGCTCCAGTGGCTCCTCGGCAGGTTCGGCGGCGGTCGTGGCGGCGGGCCTGCTTCCTTACGCCATCGGCACGGAAACACTGGGCTCTATCGTGTCGCCATCCACGGCCACGGGCACCACCGGCCTGCGCCCCACCTATGGTCGCGTGAGCCGTTACGGGGCCATGGCCCTGAGCTGGTCGATGGATAAGATCGGCCCGATAGCCCGTTCCGCTGAGGATTGCGCCATCGTGTTCAATGCCATTTACGGGCCCGACGGGAAGGATCAGTCGGTGTATGATGTACCGTTTAACTACAACCAAAGTATAAATCCGAAGAAGCTGCGCGTGGGTTTCCTGAAGGATGACTTTGCGAAGGAATATGGCTTTAAGCAAAACGATCAGGCGGCGCTGGATGCGCTGCAGAAGGCAGGTGTGGAGTTGGTGCCCCTCTCGCTGCCAGACCTGCCGGCAAGCGACCTGCTCCTGACCATATCCGTAGAGGGAGCGGCCGCTTTCGATGAGCTGACCCGCAGCGGGCGCGATAGCCTGCTGGTGGCGCAGCACAAGAACGCCTGGCCCAACATCTTCCGCACGGCCCGCTTTATACCTGCCGTGGAGTACCTGCAGGCGCAGCGCGTGCGCACCCTGCTGGTGCAGCAGATGGAGGAGAAGCTAAAGGAGGTGGACGTGTACATCAGTCCCACGTTTGCCAGTAGCAACCTGGTGGTAACCAACCTTACGGGCCACCCGTGCGTGGTGGTGCCCACCGGCTTCCAGAAAAATGGCATGCCGACTACCATCACTTTTATGGGGAAACTGTTCGGGGAGGCGGAGCTGCTGCGCTTTGCCCAGTTCTACCAAAGTATAACGCCGCACGAGGAGCAGCACCCAAGTATGAATTTCAGCAAAAAGAAGAAATCCTGA
- a CDS encoding TraB/GumN family protein: MNKKLYVLLALLLMLAQLQPAQAGSGTEDNALLWKISGKGLKKPSFLYGTIHAVCPDKIVLSEALLATVTQTEQLSLELDMDDPNMMAQVMQYATLPEGQSLKELFEEEEYKALSELFAGSYGVDLKMLDSMKPFMLYSMLIPVMTECTPESYEQKLMELAQGQQKEVVGIETVQEQMAAVDRLPNEMYAQMLVRTATDLPKSRADYREMVELYMAQDLQGLQELMQRDYPEEDYRKFQEVFLVQRNKNWIPVMERMAKEKPTFFAVGAAHLTGEQGVIELLRRRGYKVTPVKK; the protein is encoded by the coding sequence ATGAACAAAAAACTATACGTACTGCTGGCCTTGCTACTGATGCTGGCGCAGCTGCAGCCGGCGCAGGCGGGCAGCGGGACGGAGGACAACGCGCTCCTCTGGAAGATCTCTGGAAAGGGCCTGAAAAAGCCCTCCTTCCTCTACGGCACCATCCATGCGGTTTGCCCGGATAAAATAGTGCTATCGGAGGCGCTGCTGGCAACGGTGACGCAAACAGAGCAGCTGTCGCTGGAACTGGACATGGACGACCCGAACATGATGGCCCAGGTCATGCAGTATGCTACGCTGCCGGAGGGGCAGTCGCTAAAGGAGCTGTTTGAGGAGGAGGAGTACAAAGCCCTGTCCGAGCTTTTCGCCGGCAGCTATGGCGTGGACCTGAAGATGCTCGACAGCATGAAGCCGTTCATGCTCTACTCCATGCTAATCCCGGTGATGACGGAGTGCACCCCGGAGTCGTATGAGCAGAAGCTGATGGAACTGGCCCAAGGCCAGCAGAAGGAGGTGGTAGGCATAGAGACGGTGCAGGAGCAAATGGCCGCCGTAGACAGGCTGCCAAACGAGATGTATGCGCAAATGCTGGTACGCACGGCCACCGACCTGCCCAAATCCAGGGCCGACTACCGCGAGATGGTGGAGCTATACATGGCGCAGGACCTGCAGGGGCTGCAGGAACTGATGCAGCGCGACTACCCGGAGGAGGACTACAGGAAGTTCCAGGAGGTGTTCCTGGTGCAGCGCAACAAGAACTGGATTCCGGTGATGGAGCGGATGGCCAAGGAGAAACCGACCTTTTTTGCGGTAGGCGCCGCACACCTTACCGGTGAGCAGGGTGTGATAGAACTGCTGCGCAGGCGAGGCTATAAGGTAACGCCGGTAAAGAAGTAG
- a CDS encoding prolyl oligopeptidase family serine peptidase, whose protein sequence is MQLKRKVVAFAVLLLLGSADVHAQNDKTELSVEKIMRDPKWIGTSPSNVFWSEDGKKIYFNWNPEGNRQDSLYSVSADGRNLQKVSAQERRNLPAQRGVYNRAQTKKVYEKNGDIFLYDIKSGKAQQVTNTVERESSPAFSHNEQKVVYTKDSNLFAWNISNGQTVQLTDFKKGRKPAEEGKNPQRDWLKEQQLTLLQIVRERKEDKEAAEKQQKLDNPTRPKEIYVEEKIVSSVTLGPNERFITYQLISRPKNAQVAIVPDFVTESGYTEDIKTRTKVGDAQSSYEFFVYDTQRDTAYAVLMNDVEGIYDQPAYLLQQEAKASASTNAAESKTKKPEPRAATIYGTYWSDNGKHAVVVARSADNKDRWIMKLDPATSKLTVLDRQRDEAWINGPGISYGPGAIGWMPDNERVWFHSEESGYSHLYTVNVNSGQKKALTSGKFEVSDARISDDKKHFYFTANKVHPGEKHFYRMPVNGGEMVQLTSMAGAHEVELSPDEKKLAIRYSYSNKPWELYVMDNKKNAKPKQVTNSLTDEFKAYDWREPEVITFKAEDGADVYARLYRPENPQQNGPAVIFVHGAGYLQNAHKWWSSYFREYMFHNFLVDQGYTVLDIDYRGSAGYGRDVRTGIYQFMGGKDLSDHVDGAKHLVEKYNVDPKRIGIYGGSYGGFITLMAMFTEPDVFAAGAALRSVTDWAHYNHGYTSNILNTPYTDSTAYAKSSPIYYAEGLQGALLICHGMVDTNVHFQDVVRLTQRLIELGKENWELAVYPVEDHGFTEPASWTDEYKRIFKLFEENLKEKK, encoded by the coding sequence ATGCAACTGAAACGAAAAGTTGTGGCGTTTGCGGTATTGCTGCTGCTGGGCAGCGCCGATGTGCACGCGCAGAACGACAAAACAGAACTGAGCGTGGAGAAGATCATGCGCGACCCCAAATGGATCGGCACCTCTCCGAGCAACGTGTTCTGGTCTGAAGACGGAAAGAAGATCTACTTTAACTGGAACCCGGAAGGCAACCGCCAGGACTCGCTCTACAGTGTGAGCGCCGACGGTAGAAACCTGCAGAAGGTGAGCGCGCAGGAGCGCCGCAACCTGCCGGCCCAGCGTGGCGTGTACAACCGTGCCCAAACCAAGAAGGTGTACGAGAAGAACGGCGACATCTTTTTGTATGATATAAAATCAGGAAAAGCGCAGCAGGTAACCAACACCGTGGAGCGCGAGAGTAGCCCAGCCTTTAGCCACAACGAGCAAAAGGTGGTGTATACCAAAGACAGCAACCTGTTTGCCTGGAACATCAGTAATGGGCAAACAGTACAACTCACAGATTTTAAAAAAGGCCGTAAGCCCGCAGAGGAAGGCAAGAACCCGCAGCGCGACTGGCTAAAGGAGCAGCAGCTGACGCTTCTACAGATCGTGCGCGAGCGCAAGGAAGACAAAGAAGCCGCCGAGAAGCAGCAGAAACTGGATAACCCCACCCGTCCGAAGGAAATCTACGTGGAGGAGAAGATCGTGAGCAGCGTGACGCTGGGGCCGAACGAGCGCTTCATTACCTACCAACTCATCTCCCGTCCTAAAAACGCACAGGTGGCCATTGTGCCGGATTTTGTGACAGAATCAGGTTATACGGAGGATATAAAGACCAGAACCAAGGTAGGTGACGCGCAGAGCAGCTACGAATTCTTTGTGTACGACACGCAGCGCGACACCGCCTATGCCGTGCTGATGAACGATGTGGAGGGCATCTACGACCAGCCTGCTTACCTGCTGCAGCAGGAGGCAAAGGCCAGTGCCTCGACCAATGCGGCCGAGAGCAAGACTAAAAAGCCAGAGCCGCGCGCTGCCACCATCTATGGCACCTACTGGTCCGACAATGGCAAGCATGCCGTGGTAGTAGCCCGTTCTGCCGATAACAAGGACCGCTGGATCATGAAGCTGGACCCGGCCACGTCCAAGCTCACCGTGCTGGACCGCCAGCGCGACGAGGCCTGGATAAACGGCCCAGGCATTAGCTATGGCCCTGGCGCCATCGGCTGGATGCCGGATAACGAGCGTGTGTGGTTCCACTCCGAGGAAAGCGGCTACTCGCACCTGTATACCGTGAACGTGAACAGTGGCCAGAAGAAAGCCCTCACCAGTGGCAAGTTTGAGGTGTCGGATGCGCGTATATCCGATGATAAAAAGCACTTTTACTTTACGGCCAACAAAGTACACCCGGGCGAGAAGCATTTTTACCGCATGCCGGTAAACGGCGGTGAAATGGTGCAGCTGACAAGTATGGCCGGTGCTCACGAGGTGGAGCTGTCGCCAGACGAGAAGAAGCTGGCCATCCGCTATTCTTACAGCAACAAGCCGTGGGAACTGTACGTGATGGACAACAAGAAGAACGCGAAGCCAAAGCAAGTTACCAACTCCCTGACCGACGAGTTCAAGGCCTATGACTGGCGCGAGCCGGAGGTGATCACCTTTAAAGCAGAAGACGGTGCCGACGTATACGCCCGCCTGTACCGCCCGGAGAACCCACAGCAAAACGGACCGGCCGTGATATTTGTGCATGGTGCCGGTTACCTGCAGAACGCGCACAAGTGGTGGAGCTCCTACTTCCGCGAGTACATGTTCCACAACTTCCTGGTTGACCAGGGCTATACCGTGCTGGACATCGATTACCGCGGCAGCGCTGGCTACGGCCGCGACGTGCGCACGGGCATCTACCAGTTTATGGGTGGTAAAGACCTGAGTGACCATGTGGACGGTGCCAAACACCTGGTGGAGAAGTATAATGTGGACCCAAAGCGCATCGGTATTTACGGCGGCTCCTATGGCGGTTTCATTACGCTGATGGCCATGTTCACAGAGCCTGACGTGTTCGCGGCCGGTGCCGCCCTGCGCTCGGTGACCGACTGGGCACACTACAACCACGGCTATACTTCCAACATTCTTAACACACCATACACGGACAGTACAGCCTATGCCAAGAGTTCGCCCATCTACTACGCAGAGGGGCTGCAAGGCGCTTTATTGATCTGCCATGGCATGGTGGACACGAACGTGCATTTCCAGGACGTGGTGCGCCTGACGCAACGCCTGATAGAGCTGGGCAAGGAGAACTGGGAGCTGGCGGTATACCCTGTGGAGGATCATGGCTTCACGGAACCCGCCAGCTGGACCGACGAGTACAAGCGTATCTTCAAGCTGTTTGAGGAAAATCTGAAAGAGAAGAAGTAA